AAGCCGGACATGATCAGTCCGGTGAGATCGTTGGACAGGAACTCGGCGCTGGCGCGCAATGCCACCACGGTGCCGAGCAGGCCGGAGCCGAGCAGTAGCAGGGCAACCGCGGTCAGCAGCGAGTAGATGGAATAGAAGGTTCTCAGCATGGCGGCCCGGCCAGTTGATAGCGCGTGAGCATAGCAATGGCGCCAGTAGTAGGGAAGCTGTCAGATCAGATCGACAGCCGGCGTCAGGGCTTGAGCGCTGGTTCCTGCACCAGAACCCAGGGTGCGATGACCACTGCCCACAGTTCCGGGTCGCGCGCGCGCCAGTCGCGGGCGGTGTCGGTGTCCAGGTGACGGACCCGGTCGTCGGCCAGCCAGGCCTCGACGGCGGTCCGGTCGTCGTTGGCGAAGGCGACCGCCACCGCCACCAGGTCCAGCTCGGCGGCGACATGGATGACCACGCCGCGGGCGAAGTGGCGCTCCAGTTCCGCCCAGCGGATGCGGGCGGTCTCCCGATTGAGGGATTCGACGGTGTGGCGGGGGGAATGCGGGTTCATC
This sequence is a window from Thiohalobacter thiocyanaticus. Protein-coding genes within it:
- a CDS encoding DUF2288 domain-containing protein, with protein sequence MNPHSPRHTVESLNRETARIRWAELERHFARGVVIHVAAELDLVAVAVAFANDDRTAVEAWLADDRVRHLDTDTARDWRARDPELWAVVIAPWVLVQEPALKP